A genomic window from Winogradskyella sp. J14-2 includes:
- a CDS encoding TonB-dependent receptor: protein MKKVIMLLCLVAISSTYAQIKMQGVVKDSIGAPLELANVIAINQETNGLESYAVTNDKGKYILSLGKNGKYKLQVSYIGLASYEEIITTTESDITKDFILMPDNALDAVELTYEMPVTVKGDTLIYNADSFKNGTERKLEDVLAKLPGVEINDDGQIEVEGKTVSKIMVEGKDFFDGDTKLATKNIPSNAVDKVQVLRNYAEVGQLRSVTNNQDNVAINIKLKEGKKNFWFGDVTAGAGAAPSPNDELYLVQPKLFYYSPKYSVNIIGDMNNIGEVALTNRDIRGFGGGFRLPSRTSGTNINLGDNGLAGLTNIANAQEVVTKLASANFSYSPNKALDLSGFLIYNSSRLRTREENFVEYIEVEDDPNTPIDESLTPPNEETISTGREATNQFVTKLSASYKPNVNNQLDYDVLARTSDDQERQNLFSSVVGNTNQLDQVKPFSINQNLNYYYTLNENNIFAFEAQHLIKDEDPFYNAVLDDDNDAFDNTATDLGLNLNQINYDLNQERRVKSNQLDAKLDYYNILNSKSNINLTLGTIFSQQNFNSNIFQFLDDGTRLEPTPTATDLENNTLSAFNDDVEYRFSDVYLGVHYRFKTGKFTFTPGVSFHAYSNQNTQNGNTFKDNFFDVLPDFEARIQFKKSEALQFNYNMTNTFTDVTNIAKGLVLNNFNSIQFGNPELQNALSHNFTLFYSSFNLFNYTNVFARASYSINEDQIRSLTNFENVITTNTFFNSQFADENASLFGRVERTFGKIRARLGANFNYSKLNQFIQGRQSLNQRFTQTYTPELRTNFREAPNLRLRYRYTVTDNDQGNNTTKFITRAPSIEFDAYIWDALTFVTEFTYNEQENAGQTEVFKTWDASLRYRKDRDAKWEYSLRASNILDIDSNINNGAGNISVFSSETFIQPRFITFRLTYTL, encoded by the coding sequence ATGAAAAAAGTTATAATGCTACTATGTTTAGTAGCAATTAGCAGCACTTATGCTCAAATTAAAATGCAGGGTGTTGTAAAAGATAGTATTGGCGCACCATTAGAATTGGCTAATGTCATCGCAATCAATCAAGAAACTAATGGTTTAGAATCCTATGCTGTTACCAATGATAAAGGTAAGTATATCTTGTCATTAGGCAAAAACGGAAAATACAAATTACAAGTAAGTTATATAGGGTTGGCATCTTATGAAGAAATCATTACTACTACAGAAAGTGATATTACCAAAGATTTTATCTTAATGCCAGATAATGCACTAGATGCAGTAGAGCTAACCTATGAAATGCCCGTAACTGTAAAAGGAGATACGCTCATCTATAACGCAGATTCTTTTAAAAACGGAACGGAACGAAAATTAGAAGACGTATTGGCAAAGTTACCTGGTGTAGAGATAAATGATGACGGACAGATTGAAGTAGAGGGTAAAACGGTGTCTAAAATTATGGTTGAAGGCAAGGATTTTTTTGACGGCGACACAAAGTTAGCAACAAAAAATATACCGTCTAATGCAGTAGATAAAGTACAAGTATTGAGAAATTATGCCGAGGTTGGTCAATTAAGAAGCGTCACTAACAATCAAGATAACGTAGCTATAAATATTAAATTAAAAGAAGGCAAAAAGAACTTCTGGTTTGGTGATGTTACCGCTGGCGCTGGTGCAGCTCCTTCTCCAAATGATGAGTTATACCTCGTACAACCAAAACTATTTTATTACAGCCCAAAATATAGTGTTAATATTATTGGTGATATGAATAATATTGGCGAGGTGGCACTAACCAATAGAGATATTAGGGGTTTTGGTGGCGGTTTTAGGTTGCCGAGTAGAACTAGTGGTACAAACATTAACCTAGGTGACAATGGCCTAGCAGGCCTCACTAATATTGCAAACGCCCAAGAAGTAGTAACCAAATTGGCGTCAGCAAATTTTAGCTACTCACCAAATAAAGCATTAGATCTAAGCGGTTTTTTAATTTATAATAGTAGCCGTTTAAGAACACGAGAAGAAAACTTTGTTGAATATATTGAAGTAGAAGACGACCCTAACACACCGATAGATGAATCTCTTACACCACCTAATGAAGAAACTATATCTACTGGTAGAGAGGCAACCAACCAATTTGTTACCAAATTGAGCGCTTCATATAAGCCCAATGTAAACAATCAGTTAGATTATGATGTCTTAGCGCGGACATCAGACGATCAAGAACGTCAAAATTTATTTTCATCTGTGGTTGGTAATACTAATCAATTAGATCAAGTAAAGCCTTTCAGTATTAACCAGAATTTAAATTACTATTACACACTAAACGAAAATAACATCTTTGCGTTTGAAGCACAGCACCTAATAAAAGATGAAGACCCATTTTATAATGCTGTTTTAGATGATGACAATGATGCTTTTGATAATACCGCAACAGATTTAGGTTTAAATTTAAATCAGATAAATTATGATTTAAATCAAGAAAGACGCGTAAAGAGTAACCAATTAGACGCTAAATTAGACTATTATAACATACTAAATTCTAAGAGTAACATTAACCTTACCTTAGGAACTATCTTTAGCCAGCAAAACTTTAATTCTAATATTTTTCAGTTCTTAGATGATGGTACACGTTTAGAACCAACACCAACTGCCACAGATTTAGAAAATAATACCTTATCTGCTTTTAATGATGATGTTGAGTACCGTTTTAGCGATGTATATTTAGGTGTGCATTACAGATTTAAAACAGGAAAGTTTACCTTTACGCCAGGCGTATCTTTCCATGCGTATAGCAATCAAAACACACAAAACGGTAATACATTTAAAGATAACTTCTTTGATGTGTTGCCAGATTTTGAAGCGCGTATTCAGTTTAAAAAAAGCGAGGCACTACAGTTTAATTACAATATGACTAATACCTTTACGGATGTTACCAATATTGCTAAAGGATTAGTGCTCAATAACTTTAACAGTATACAATTTGGTAATCCCGAGCTGCAAAACGCACTATCTCATAATTTCACTTTGTTTTACAGTAGCTTTAATTTGTTTAATTATACCAATGTGTTTGCAAGAGCTTCATATAGTATTAACGAAGATCAAATAAGATCATTGACAAATTTTGAAAATGTAATCACCACAAATACGTTTTTTAACTCTCAGTTTGCAGATGAAAACGCCTCATTGTTTGGACGCGTAGAACGTACTTTTGGTAAAATTAGAGCACGCCTTGGAGCTAATTTTAATTATAGCAAGCTCAATCAATTTATTCAAGGAAGGCAATCCCTTAATCAAAGGTTTACACAAACTTATACTCCAGAACTACGAACTAATTTTAGAGAGGCACCAAACTTACGATTACGTTATAGATATACTGTAACCGATAATGATCAAGGTAATAATACTACCAAGTTCATAACTAGAGCACCTTCAATAGAGTTTGATGCGTACATTTGGGATGCACTTACATTTGTAACCGAGTTCACTTACAACGAGCAGGAAAATGCTGGACAAACAGAAGTATTTAAAACTTGGGACGCATCTTTACGTTACAGAAAAGACAGAGATGCAAAGTGGGAATATTCGCTTAGAGCTTCTAACATTTTAGATATCGATTCTAATATTAATAATGGAGCAGGTAATATCTCAGTTTTTAGTTCTGAAACGTTTATACAACCTCGATTTATTACCTTTAGGTTAACTTATACTTTGTAG
- a CDS encoding GLPGLI family protein, which produces MRSIFFKTSFLLLLFLTVLKFTGNERKIASDVLNDDFQGQAFYISKSKMELGRWGDRLSEAQKKQVEARLKNRLEKEYILIFNKEEALFYEDEKLDAMSGATDSWGKNFSPGRQYKNVKTNTQIQSQEFYGKKFLVNDKLQNISWKLGKETKQIGNYVCFKATASIPTSQLAWYDFSWSRLRNENSRAEKQNDSIPKANDEPNAEMTDIEAWYTPKIPVSHGPLEYWGLPGLILEVSAGNTTMLCTKIVLNPKEKLEIIAPDKGKETTKAEYQKIIVDKMKEFRNNRMGRRRG; this is translated from the coding sequence ATGAGATCAATATTCTTTAAAACTAGTTTTCTTCTTTTGCTGTTTTTAACCGTATTAAAATTTACAGGAAATGAGCGTAAAATTGCATCAGATGTTTTGAATGATGATTTTCAAGGACAGGCATTTTATATCTCTAAATCTAAAATGGAACTTGGAAGATGGGGAGACCGACTTAGCGAAGCACAAAAAAAGCAGGTAGAGGCAAGGTTAAAAAACAGATTGGAAAAAGAATACATTTTAATTTTTAACAAAGAAGAAGCTTTGTTTTACGAAGATGAAAAGCTAGATGCAATGTCTGGTGCCACAGATTCTTGGGGTAAAAACTTTTCGCCAGGTAGACAATACAAAAATGTTAAAACCAACACTCAAATTCAGAGCCAAGAGTTTTACGGAAAAAAGTTTTTGGTAAACGATAAATTACAAAATATTAGCTGGAAATTAGGTAAGGAAACCAAACAAATAGGAAATTATGTATGTTTTAAGGCTACGGCATCTATCCCTACAAGCCAATTGGCTTGGTACGATTTTTCCTGGAGCAGACTGCGTAATGAAAATAGTCGTGCAGAAAAACAGAACGATTCTATACCTAAAGCAAATGATGAGCCTAACGCAGAAATGACTGATATAGAAGCATGGTACACACCTAAAATTCCAGTAAGTCATGGTCCATTAGAATATTGGGGTTTGCCAGGTTTAATATTAGAAGTAAGTGCTGGTAATACCACAATGTTGTGTACCAAAATAGTTTTAAATCCAAAAGAGAAATTAGAAATTATTGCACCAGATAAAGGTAAGGAAACCACAAAAGCAGAGTATCAAAAAATCATCGTTGATAAGATGAAAGAATTTCGTAACAATCGTATGGGCAGAAGACGAGGTTAG
- a CDS encoding response regulator transcription factor: MAEKIKLLLAEDEAALGQIIKESLETRDFEVLLCDNGEKAFEKYQSEHPEILILDVMMPKKDGFTLAKDIRAIDDAIPIIFLTAKSQTADVVEGFSIGGNDYLKKPFSMEELIVRIHNLLNRTKVQKTSENLIIGKYNFDFPKQQLYFENDEAIQLTHREAHLLFHLIKNKNKVLDRSLILNKLWGTDDFFSARSMDVFITKLRKKLKKDENLQIINVRGFGYKLTD; encoded by the coding sequence ATGGCTGAAAAAATAAAACTACTTCTTGCTGAAGATGAAGCCGCGTTAGGGCAAATTATAAAGGAAAGTCTAGAAACCAGAGATTTTGAAGTGCTGCTTTGCGATAATGGTGAAAAAGCCTTTGAAAAATACCAGTCTGAGCATCCAGAAATTTTAATTCTCGATGTTATGATGCCAAAAAAGGACGGTTTTACTTTAGCTAAAGACATCAGAGCCATTGACGATGCCATTCCTATTATTTTCCTAACTGCAAAATCGCAAACAGCAGATGTTGTAGAAGGATTTTCTATTGGAGGAAATGACTATCTAAAGAAACCTTTTAGCATGGAAGAGCTCATAGTAAGAATTCATAATCTTCTTAATCGCACTAAAGTCCAAAAAACTTCCGAAAATTTAATCATTGGTAAGTACAACTTTGATTTCCCAAAACAACAACTTTATTTTGAAAACGATGAAGCTATACAACTTACACACAGAGAAGCGCATTTATTGTTTCATCTTATAAAAAACAAAAACAAAGTTTTAGACCGTTCACTTATTTTAAATAAGCTTTGGGGAACAGATGATTTTTTCTCAGCCAGAAGTATGGATGTTTTCATCACCAAGCTCCGAAAAAAACTCAAAAAAGACGAAAACTTGCAAATTATAAATGTTCGCGGATTTGGTTATAAACTTACGGATTAA
- a CDS encoding sensor histidine kinase — protein MNDKRYKLILYTIVAVITVTIGIQIFWNYKNYQSNKQQLINEVQISLDKAVDDYYAAIAERSTVGIFLEGEKQKNPLKEGGDIETFLKNIDKDSFGFKQLDQIDINEIEGVTVLTGTKADSMSKVIDEQIKPSKAEVFKKKLDSIKKDKNIKDISEFEILTKKIVISINNDSLDLLELDSLVNREFLRKKLYIDYDLHFKKEKNKDSLHYSKNKLHTSSKSTFLPKGSQLDISFTNETKLVLKRSLVGILISALLIAVVISSLFYLLKIIKHQKQLAEVKNDLISNITHEFKTPIATIGVALESISNFNAIEDKEKTKNYVNMSSQQLEKLNLMVEKLLETATLDSDKLELNKESIDIVTLLNDLTRRYKIQFPDKEFNTSLKVEHLEATIDVFHFENALNNILDNAVKYGGNIISVDLIPKEKSFEILISDNGNTLSKANKERIFEKFYRVPKGNTHDVKGFGIGLYYTKSIIEKHGGSIDTNLGKDLTTFKITVPNG, from the coding sequence ATGAACGATAAAAGATATAAATTGATTTTGTACACCATTGTGGCGGTAATAACAGTTACAATTGGGATACAGATTTTTTGGAATTACAAAAACTACCAATCTAATAAACAACAACTTATTAATGAAGTTCAGATAAGTTTAGACAAGGCTGTGGACGATTATTATGCTGCTATTGCAGAACGCTCTACAGTTGGAATTTTCCTAGAGGGCGAAAAACAAAAAAACCCTTTAAAAGAGGGAGGAGATATTGAAACATTTTTAAAAAATATCGATAAAGACTCTTTTGGATTTAAACAACTAGACCAGATTGATATTAATGAGATTGAGGGCGTAACTGTACTAACAGGCACCAAGGCAGACTCTATGTCTAAAGTTATAGATGAGCAGATAAAACCATCTAAAGCAGAAGTTTTTAAAAAGAAGTTAGACAGTATTAAGAAGGATAAAAACATTAAAGATATTTCAGAATTTGAAATTCTGACCAAAAAAATCGTTATATCTATAAACAATGATAGCTTGGATCTTCTTGAGTTAGACAGCTTGGTAAACCGAGAATTTCTGAGAAAAAAGCTATACATAGATTATGATTTACATTTTAAAAAAGAGAAAAACAAAGACTCATTACACTACTCAAAAAACAAATTACACACCTCATCAAAATCTACTTTTTTACCAAAAGGAAGTCAACTAGATATTAGTTTTACTAATGAAACTAAACTAGTCTTAAAAAGAAGTTTGGTAGGTATTCTTATTTCGGCATTATTAATTGCTGTTGTAATAAGTAGTCTTTTTTATCTTCTAAAAATTATAAAACACCAAAAACAATTAGCTGAAGTAAAGAACGACCTAATAAGCAATATTACTCACGAGTTTAAAACACCTATTGCTACTATAGGTGTAGCCTTGGAGAGTATTAGCAACTTTAATGCTATTGAAGACAAAGAAAAAACTAAAAACTATGTAAACATGTCTTCTCAGCAACTAGAAAAGCTGAATCTTATGGTTGAAAAATTATTAGAAACTGCCACATTAGACAGTGACAAATTAGAACTCAACAAAGAATCGATAGATATTGTAACGCTTCTCAACGACTTAACCAGACGTTATAAAATTCAGTTTCCTGATAAAGAATTTAACACAAGTCTTAAGGTTGAACACCTAGAAGCAACTATTGATGTGTTTCATTTTGAAAATGCTCTAAATAATATTCTAGATAATGCTGTTAAATATGGAGGTAATATTATTTCTGTGGATTTAATTCCGAAGGAAAAAAGTTTCGAAATTTTAATCTCAGATAATGGCAACACCTTATCTAAAGCTAATAAAGAACGTATTTTTGAAAAATTCTATCGTGTACCTAAAGGTAATACGCACGATGTTAAGGGGTTTGGCATTGGGTTATACTACACCAAATCTATCATTGAAAAACATGGTGGAAGTATTGATACAAACTTAGGTAAAGATTTAACAACCTTTAAAATTACTGTACCAAATGGCTGA
- a CDS encoding GLPGLI family protein has product MTTIIRVIVLALTAVFTAVNAQDFQGVATYKTQRQVDIKLDSTKMNDDMHQKMIAMMKKQFQKTFTLSFNKEESVYKQEEVLDKPNVGSGFNIQIMGSGGSDILYKNIKTQRFVEQKDTFGKIFLVKDSIKGVEWKLGSEAKYIGEYQCFKATYTKMVEKPRVVFNSENEEETEKEPEMEERTVTAWYTPQIPVNHGPDNYQGLPGLILEVHDGKLIIACSKIVLNPKEKLTIIEPDKGKEVSQKKYDEIMEKKAKEMMERFRPKKGRDNGEHIEIRIGG; this is encoded by the coding sequence ATGACCACAATTATTAGAGTTATAGTTTTGGCGTTAACAGCTGTTTTTACGGCTGTTAACGCACAAGACTTTCAAGGTGTTGCAACATACAAGACGCAGCGACAAGTAGATATTAAGCTAGACAGTACAAAGATGAATGATGACATGCATCAGAAAATGATAGCAATGATGAAGAAGCAATTTCAAAAAACGTTTACACTTAGCTTTAATAAAGAAGAATCGGTCTACAAGCAAGAAGAAGTGTTAGACAAACCAAATGTTGGTTCTGGGTTTAATATTCAAATCATGGGATCAGGAGGCTCAGATATTTTGTATAAGAATATTAAAACTCAGCGTTTTGTTGAGCAAAAAGACACTTTTGGAAAAATATTCTTAGTTAAAGACAGTATAAAGGGTGTTGAATGGAAGCTAGGTTCTGAAGCCAAATATATAGGTGAATACCAATGCTTCAAGGCAACATACACTAAGATGGTAGAAAAACCAAGAGTAGTTTTTAATAGTGAAAATGAAGAAGAGACAGAGAAAGAACCTGAAATGGAAGAACGAACAGTTACAGCGTGGTATACACCACAAATTCCTGTAAACCACGGCCCAGATAATTACCAAGGGTTGCCTGGTTTAATTTTAGAAGTACATGATGGTAAACTAATCATTGCATGCAGTAAAATTGTACTAAACCCTAAAGAAAAATTAACAATTATTGAGCCTGATAAAGGTAAAGAAGTTAGCCAAAAAAAGTATGACGAAATTATGGAGAAAAAAGCTAAGGAAATGATGGAACGTTTTAGGCCAAAAAAGGGGAGAGATAACGGAGAGCATATAGAAATTAGAATTGGTGGCTAA
- a CDS encoding App1 family protein, translated as MFKKDPLQIIAFQGYGTDTHFYARGRALEDESIDLENQNTWHLIVNTWKRFETDEIKNVGINIKLPNGDILKAQTDRDGYYKVEANLAELSKLTNDEGWLPFELSYDDARINRTIQNDNRFPGEILIPSTKAQFGVASDIDDTILHTGVVSALKWKVIYNSVFKHAKNRIPLEGAADFYHRLHRGASGKNTNPIFYVSHSPWNLYRYLDLFLRQHNFPKGPILLRNFSNLLRKQPQNQKPQKQREILNLLNTYPSLPFILIGDSGEHDPDIYMEIAEEFPERILAIYLRSVKHKKRMLRVKALFENYKTTKVLLVESSAQAIEHAKAYGFIA; from the coding sequence ATGTTTAAAAAAGATCCGCTTCAGATTATTGCTTTTCAAGGCTATGGTACAGACACCCATTTTTATGCTCGTGGAAGAGCATTAGAAGATGAGTCTATAGATCTTGAAAATCAGAATACTTGGCACCTTATTGTAAATACTTGGAAACGTTTTGAAACAGACGAAATTAAAAATGTGGGCATAAATATAAAATTGCCGAATGGAGATATTTTAAAAGCACAAACAGATAGGGATGGTTATTATAAAGTTGAAGCCAATTTAGCAGAACTATCAAAACTCACCAATGACGAAGGTTGGTTGCCTTTTGAATTATCTTATGATGATGCCAGGATTAACCGAACCATACAGAACGACAACAGGTTTCCTGGTGAAATATTAATCCCTTCAACCAAAGCTCAATTTGGTGTAGCTAGCGATATAGATGATACTATTTTACATACTGGTGTAGTTAGTGCTTTAAAATGGAAAGTTATTTATAACTCAGTATTTAAACACGCAAAAAATCGAATTCCCTTAGAAGGTGCTGCAGATTTTTATCATAGATTACATAGAGGTGCATCTGGTAAAAACACCAATCCAATATTTTATGTTAGCCATAGTCCATGGAATTTATATCGCTATTTAGACTTGTTTTTGAGACAGCACAACTTTCCAAAAGGGCCAATCCTATTAAGGAATTTTAGCAATCTACTACGAAAGCAACCTCAGAATCAAAAACCACAAAAGCAAAGAGAAATTCTGAATTTATTAAATACTTATCCTAGTTTACCTTTTATTTTAATAGGTGATAGTGGTGAACACGATCCTGATATTTATATGGAAATAGCAGAAGAATTTCCTGAAAGAATTTTGGCGATATATCTGCGAAGTGTAAAGCATAAAAAGAGAATGCTTAGAGTAAAAGCACTTTTTGAGAATTATAAAACCACAAAAGTTTTATTGGTAGAAAGTAGTGCTCAAGCCATTGAGCATGCCAAAGCATATGGCTTTATAGCTTAA
- a CDS encoding carboxypeptidase-like regulatory domain-containing protein — translation MKSTTLKVFVFLICIFFISSYNTDGNLKDQTNNTNTLTEYLGKPVEANFKGSVVNDNNEPLDSVTVTIGNQTVQTDAKGHFEIKNASAHDNFLPIAAQRKGYKNVILNLDPKSKDKHIDITLKKEGTSCLFWFCEHNHNLSTSSN, via the coding sequence ATGAAATCAACTACTCTAAAAGTATTTGTATTTCTTATTTGTATCTTTTTTATTTCATCTTACAACACTGACGGTAATTTAAAAGACCAAACCAATAATACAAATACATTAACTGAATATTTAGGAAAACCAGTTGAAGCAAACTTTAAAGGCTCAGTAGTCAATGACAATAATGAGCCTCTAGACAGTGTCACCGTAACTATTGGAAATCAAACAGTACAAACGGATGCTAAAGGTCATTTTGAAATAAAAAATGCATCTGCTCACGATAATTTTTTGCCAATAGCAGCGCAACGAAAAGGCTATAAAAATGTTATTCTAAACCTAGATCCAAAAAGCAAAGACAAGCATATAGATATAACTCTTAAAAAAGAAGGTACCTCTTGTCTCTTTTGGTTTTGCGAGCATAACCACAATCTATCTACCTCCTCGAATTAG
- a CDS encoding deoxynucleoside kinase, protein MHFAIAGNIGAGKTTLTKLLAKHYKWEAQLEDVVDNPYLDDFYNQMERWSFNLQVYFLNSRFRQINQIHNSGKDIIQDRTIYEDAHIFAPNLHAMGLMTNRDFENYSSLFELMESFVKGPDLLIYLRSSIPNLVAQIHKRGRDYENTISIDYLSRLNERYEAWITKYDKGNLLIIDVDNLDFVANPEDLGGIINKIDAEINGLF, encoded by the coding sequence ATGCATTTTGCTATTGCTGGAAATATAGGAGCAGGGAAGACGACGTTGACTAAATTGTTAGCTAAACATTACAAGTGGGAGGCTCAACTAGAAGATGTTGTAGACAATCCATACTTAGACGATTTTTACAATCAAATGGAACGTTGGAGCTTCAATCTACAGGTATATTTTCTAAACAGTAGATTTCGTCAAATTAACCAAATTCACAATAGCGGTAAGGACATTATCCAAGATAGAACTATCTATGAAGATGCTCATATTTTTGCACCAAACTTGCACGCTATGGGCCTAATGACCAATCGCGATTTTGAAAATTATTCTTCTCTATTTGAATTGATGGAATCTTTTGTGAAAGGACCAGACTTATTGATCTATTTAAGAAGTTCTATTCCTAATCTGGTGGCACAAATCCATAAACGTGGTCGTGATTATGAAAACACTATTAGTATTGATTATTTGAGCCGTTTAAATGAACGCTACGAAGCTTGGATTACCAAATACGATAAGGGTAACTTGTTAATTATAGATGTAGACAATCTAGATTTTGTTGCCAATCCTGAAGATTTAGGTGGCATTATCAATAAAATAGACGCAGAAATTAACGGTTTATTTTAA
- a CDS encoding GLPGLI family protein, giving the protein MKKLLQNLTFLVIIGISAISFSQQDFQGKAYYMSKTTMDLDQWGGREMSPEQKKRIEERMKSFLEKEYILTFNKEESIYKEDEKLEAPGSGRGWGGFASSFTGGPKYKNVKSKELLQDQEFFGKQFLIKDELKSLEWKMGTETKQIGQYTCFKATATKTVDEFDWRSMRRRSDNNRKEGEKKNDSIKKDDDPMNEIEVPKTIEVVAWYTPQVPINQGPDDYWGLPGLILEINADRTTILCTKIIMNPEEKEAIEKPEKGDEVTKAQYNDIITKKMQEMREMYGGRRGDRGRRN; this is encoded by the coding sequence ATGAAAAAATTACTTCAAAACCTTACATTCTTAGTCATAATAGGTATTTCAGCTATTTCATTTTCTCAACAAGATTTTCAAGGTAAAGCTTATTATATGTCCAAGACCACAATGGATTTAGACCAATGGGGTGGACGAGAAATGTCACCAGAACAGAAGAAACGTATAGAAGAGCGTATGAAAAGTTTTCTCGAAAAAGAATATATATTAACCTTTAATAAGGAAGAATCCATCTATAAAGAAGATGAAAAACTTGAGGCACCAGGCTCAGGTAGAGGATGGGGAGGTTTTGCTAGCAGTTTTACAGGCGGCCCAAAATATAAAAATGTAAAGTCTAAAGAGTTATTGCAAGACCAAGAGTTTTTTGGTAAGCAATTTTTAATTAAAGACGAATTAAAATCCCTAGAATGGAAAATGGGCACCGAAACTAAACAAATTGGTCAGTATACCTGTTTTAAGGCAACCGCAACTAAAACTGTAGATGAATTTGACTGGAGAAGTATGAGGCGCAGAAGCGACAATAACAGAAAAGAAGGTGAAAAGAAGAACGACTCTATTAAAAAAGACGATGACCCAATGAACGAGATTGAGGTGCCAAAAACCATTGAAGTGGTAGCATGGTACACACCACAAGTGCCAATTAACCAAGGCCCAGACGATTATTGGGGCTTACCAGGTCTAATCTTAGAAATCAATGCAGACAGAACTACAATACTATGCACTAAAATAATTATGAATCCTGAAGAAAAGGAAGCCATAGAAAAACCTGAAAAAGGTGATGAGGTGACCAAAGCTCAATACAACGATATCATCACCAAAAAAATGCAAGAAATGCGCGAAATGTATGGTGGACGACGAGGCGATAGAGGCAGAAGAAATTAA